One stretch of Hemibagrus wyckioides isolate EC202008001 linkage group LG01, SWU_Hwy_1.0, whole genome shotgun sequence DNA includes these proteins:
- the LOC131353150 gene encoding repetitive organellar protein: MFILICRYNRVFAYPGDDVTLSSHLSPETSAMPMEVRWFRGTECIYMYRNGQVSVGKGYEGRASLLTRELSRGNVSLTLKSISPQDMGIYSCQVLTGFNKVEKSIHLYMSGMEPLSPDLSPTLTEKDSMNMEESVLILELKKLLQQREKELQDKTRDLEATTEILKTKSSLLLYKDVDLENMSKLVNQKEEHVKTVLSELEACKRQLGQKLQEKDAVVEELRVHLQDKEHKLEEEKKKHLGEGIEQQSTERLKNTAQDATDTQESIHVLELKNLLQNKEKELEDKTMELESMSGELTRMMKLLQDRDTDVRNLAKERDECLEHMTREMEMCFRELETLGQKLQEKNAQVQELRVILQEKERELEEEKKHGHVITENQTADVSHVVLSRTYQTPKEQLKEIESWIAKKREERRLKEEEERTEALEKEFLDYVSAVKELIGKKYEKIVAWAKMMAVLQKKLEVVETDEERQALEMHLKEASEMQRQGEEQIEQLTEGIEEKRNAIEEKHKNDIEEIREKYSTVSKIEAETNILKILLPDIQTYFQTRNSDARGERRTAEYTHVDGVEIRLEKEILETGTIPVEGEVTIETEVEAVRSVKSGPEINNSRVVKLVRKNVTWQLDDLPSEDEGTEDVSNKMVNGVIIGAREMNEQEEAWEVETGEEDNAQ; the protein is encoded by the exons ATGTTCATACTAATCTGCCGCTACAACCGGGTGTTCGCCTACCCCGGCGATGATGTCACGCTGTCCTCTCACCTCTCGCCCGAAACCAGCGCCATGCCCATGGAGGTCCGGTGGTTTCGGGGGACGGAATGCATTTACATGTACAGAAACGGGCAGGTGAGCGTCGGGAAGGGCTACGAAGGCCGGGCGAGCCTGTTAACCCGGGAGCTGAGTAGAGGAAATGTGTCTCTGACCCTGAAATCCATCTCACCCCAGGACATGGGGATCTACAGCTGTCAGGTGCTTACTGGCTTCAACAAGGTGGAGAAGTCCATCCATTTATATATGTCAG GAATGGAGCCACTTTCACCTGATCTAA GCCCGACGCTTACAGAAAAGGACAGCATGAACATGGAAGAATCTGTCCTCATACTTG AGTTAAAGAAATTACTGCAGCAACGGGAAAAAGAGCTTCAAGATAAAACCAGAGATTTGGAAGCCACGACCGAAATTCTGAAGACCAAGTCAAGTCTCCTGCTGTACAAGGATGTAGACCTGGAGAATATGAGTAAACTGGTCAATCAGAAAGAGGAACATGTGAAGACCGTGCTGAGCGAGCTGGAGGCGTGTAAGAGGCAGCTGGGACAGAAGCTGCAGGAGAAGGACGCGGTGGTCGAGGAGCTTCGAGTCCATCTGCAGGACAAAGAGCACAaactggaggaggagaagaagaaacatCTAGGGGAAGGAATAGAACAGCAGAGTACAG AAAGACTCAAGAACACGGCACAGGATGCCACAGACACCCAGGAATCGATCCATGTACTCG AGTTGAAGAATTTACTGCAGAACAAGGAAAAAGAGCTCGAAGATAAAACTATGGAGTTGGAGAGCATGTCTGGAGAACTGACCAGGATGATGAAGCTGCTACAAGACAGAGACACGGACGTGCGGAATTTAGCAAAAGAGCGAGACGAATGTTTGGAGCACATGACCAGAGAGATGGAAATGTGTTTCCGGGAGCTGGAGACACTGGGACAGAAGCTGCAGGAGAAGAACGCGCAGGTTCAGGAGCTTCGAGTCATTctgcaagagaaagagagggagctggaggaggaaaagaaacacGGACATGTGATTACAG AGAATCAAACGGCGGATGTTTCTCACGTCGTCCTGAGCAGAACATACCAAACCCCgaaggagcagctgaaagagatagagagctGGATTGctaaaaagagagaggagagaagactgaaagaagaggaggagaggacaGAGGCTCTCGAGAAAGAGTTTCTCGATTACGTCTCGGCGGTGAAAGAGCTGATCGGAAAGAAATACGAGAAGATCGTGGCTTGGGCCAAGATGATGGCCGTGCTTCAGAAAAAGCTAGAGGTGGTAGAGACAGACGAGGAACGGCAGGCGCTGGAGATGCACCTGAAGGAAGCTTCTGAAATGCAAAGGCAAGGTGAGGAACAGATAGAGCAACTGACGGAAGGCATAGAGGAAAAGAGGAACGCCATCGAAGAGAAGCACAAGAACGACATCGAGGAGATCAGGGAGAAATACAGCACCGTGTCCAAGATTGAAGCGGAAACTAACATCCTGAAAATCCTCCTTCCGGACATCCAGACGTACTTTCAGACGAGAAACTCGGACGCTCGGGGAGAAAGACGAACGGCGGAGTACACGCACGTAGACGGGGTGGAAATCCGTTTAGAGAAGGAGATCCTGGAAACCGGGACGATTCCAGTCGAGGGAgaggttaccatagaaacagaaGTGGAAGCGGTGAGATCCGTTAAGAGCGGCCCGGAAATAAACAACAGCCGAGTTGTGAAGCTCGTGCGCAAAAACGTGACCTGGCAACTTGACGATCTGCCGAGCGAGGACGAAGGTACGGAAGACGTGAGCAACAAAATGGTGAACGGTGTGATAATCGGAGCGCGAGAAATGAACGAGCAGGAGGAGGCGTGGGAAGTTGAAACCGGTGAAGAGGACAACGCTCAGTAG
- the gnptg gene encoding N-acetylglucosamine-1-phosphotransferase subunit gamma, which yields MINVFIRQHLPLLACFVALVVGGKMKIVEEPNTFGLNNHLLSQGSQLQARVSPSPISGPPHLFRLAGKCFSYTESMYKYDFCPFHNVTQHEQSFRWNAYSGILGIWQEWEIENNTFTAMWMREGDSCGSMNRQTKVIFTCGNSSRLARVSEPETCVYFLTFETPLVCHTHSLLVYPVLSEKLQKEWDEIEQARYEELITEQGYSKMLRDVFEEAGFLKRVKQPAQQEQHTSSPKHQNLLECTQEFEKQRAEIERLRSLLTQHNISYQVGTERPTVPAIAPQNQRLRGDAGILDNL from the exons ATGATTAACGTGTTTATTCGACAACATTTGCCGTTGCTGGCATGCTTTG TGGCACTAGTGGTGGGTGGGAAGATGAAAATAGTGGAGGAACCAAATACCTTTGG gttgaATAATCACCTCCTGTCACAGGGCAGCCAGCTGCAGGCCCGAGTCTCTCCGTCTCCCATCTCCGGTCCTCCTCATCTCTTCCGACTGGCAGGGAAATGCTTCAGCTACACAGAGTCCAT GTACAAGTATGACTTCTGTCCATTCCATAACGTGACACAGCACGAGCAGAGCTTCAGGTGGAACGCCTACAGTGGAATActggg gatctgGCAGGAGTGGGAGATTGAGAATAATACCTTCACAGCCATGTGGATGAGGGAAGGAGACTCCTGTGGGAGCATGAACAGACAgaccaag GTCATTTTCACGTGCGGGAACAGCAGCAGACTTGCCCGAGTGTCCGAGCCAGAGACGTGTGTGTACTTTCTGACTTTTGAGACACCACTCGTGTGTCACACTCACTCCCTGCtgg tgtatccaGTGCTGAGCGAGAAATTGCAGAAAGAATGGGATGAGATTGAACAGGCTCGATATGAAGAACTCATCACTGAACAG GGCTACAGCAAAATGCTGAGGGACGTTTTTGAAGAGGCCGGCTTTCTGAAACGAGTTAAACAGCCGGCTCAACAGGAGCAACACACATCCAGTCCTAAACATCAGAACCTGCTAGAGTGCACACag GAATTTGAAAAGCAACGTGCTGAAATCGAGCGACTGCGTTCTCTGCTCACCCAACACAACATCTCATACCAAGTGGGCactg AAAGACCGACCGTCCCTGCGATCGCGCCACAGAACCAGCGCCTCAGGGGTGATGCAGGGATCCTGGATAATCTTTAA